A stretch of DNA from Pasteurellaceae bacterium RH1A:
TTTTCTTTGGAAGATTTAGACGGACTGACCTTACAAGATATTGACGGCTGGCTTATTCAGGCCAACCGTCAGCAAAAGGCGGGTTATGCACGCTTGTAGTGCTTGCGGAGGGTCATAAGGCCTTCCGTAATAGCACCTAGAATAAAACCTACTGCGGTCAGGATATAGGAAAGCCCCATGCCTAAGAGGCCCCACACTAAGATGGTAAAAAGCGTGGCTGCTGCAAGGCCTAAGATAAAGCCAAACGTTCCCATATCGGAATGTAGGTAGGTAAGCGCAGGAACATATAGGGACACGATAATCCATGCCGTAAAGCCAACCATGCCTACTGCCCAAATAGCTTTGGTAATGTCTTGAGTTGTTTTCATATTTACCCTCCCAATTTCCCGTTTTTTACCACAGGATATTTTAAATGGCAAGTGAATTAACAATAGGGCTGGTCATTGGCGCCAGTCTACGTGGATTTGGTGCTGCTTTTGGGCAAGCCACTAAAGCTGTTTCCCAGCTTAATACCCGTATTTCGATTGCCCAACGCCAACAAGAAAGACTGGGGCGTTCCCTTAGTCGTGCCCTCTCTGATCCTAATCGTAATGTAGGCCAACTTAGCCGCCGCTATCAACAGTTAGGCGAGGCTATTCGCCGGGCCGAGCAAAGCCAACGCCGTTTAAATCAAGCAATCACCTCTCAACAAACCCATACCGAAAAACGCCGTGCCCTACAGGGTCAAATGTTTGAAACGGGTATGCACGCCATGGCCTTTAGTCGCCCTTTGATTTCATCGGTCAAAACCTTTATGGATCAGGAAGAGGCCGCCAATAACCTCAAAATTGCCATGATGAGGGCAGATGGTTCTATCGGGGCCTTTGAGGAAATCGGCAAAATTGCCAGCCAGCTAGGCACGGACTTACCTGGCACCCAAAAGGACTTTTATAACCTAGCCCTTGCCCTGAAAAAGCAAGGGGTGTCAGATGACATCATCAAAAGAGGTGGCCTAGAAACCGCTGCCAAGCTGAATGTTTTACTGGATATGGATCAGTTTGAAGGGGGTGAGTTCCTGGCCAAATTTATGGAATCTCACGGCCTCAAAGAAAACGAGTTAGAAAAATCAGCAGACTACTTGCAACGAGCCATGTATGCCGCTGGCCTTAACAAGGCTCAAATGTATGAGTCCATGAAATATTACGCCCCTAAACTCAACTCCTTGGGCTTAACAGGGGCAGAAAATACCGAGCAAATCTTGGCCATTGAGGGTATGGCAGGCATGCGGGGGCTGGAAGGCTCTACCTTCGGTACAGGCCTCAATATGATGCTGACCCGCATGAATAAGGGGCCTGAAATGTTGCGACAAGCTAAAAAAGGCATGAAGGCAGAAGCGAGGGATATGCTTGACTCTGTTGGGGTTGAATTTAACTTTTGGGACAAGAAGGGCAAATTTAAGGGCATAGAAGGTATGCTCACAGAAATGGAGAAATTCGAGAAAATCCGGGCTAAATATGGCGATAAGGGGGTGGACTTAGTCGCTAATGAAATGTTTGGTATTGAAGGTGGCCGCCTTGCCGATATTCTTGCTCAAAAGGGGAAAAAGGGCTTGGAGGAAATGCTGACCAAAATGCGTGAGCAGGCCAGCCTCCAAGAGCGAATTGCCCAGAAAACTAAAACGCTAGGGGCTGCGCTTGAAGCCCTAGGGGGTGTTTGGGAGTCTGCGGTAGGGACTTTTGGTTCTGCCTTTGCAGATGACATCAAGGCCTTTGCCAAGGAAGCCCAAGGTTTTATTGAAAATGTGATGACCCCTTGGATTGAGAAAAATAAGGGGCTGATTAAAACCGTTGTTTCTGTGGTAGGTGGTTTCTTAGCCGCTAAAATCGGTATTTTGGGGGCAACTTATGCCGTT
This window harbors:
- a CDS encoding phage tail tape measure protein, with the protein product MASELTIGLVIGASLRGFGAAFGQATKAVSQLNTRISIAQRQQERLGRSLSRALSDPNRNVGQLSRRYQQLGEAIRRAEQSQRRLNQAITSQQTHTEKRRALQGQMFETGMHAMAFSRPLISSVKTFMDQEEAANNLKIAMMRADGSIGAFEEIGKIASQLGTDLPGTQKDFYNLALALKKQGVSDDIIKRGGLETAAKLNVLLDMDQFEGGEFLAKFMESHGLKENELEKSADYLQRAMYAAGLNKAQMYESMKYYAPKLNSLGLTGAENTEQILAIEGMAGMRGLEGSTFGTGLNMMLTRMNKGPEMLRQAKKGMKAEARDMLDSVGVEFNFWDKKGKFKGIEGMLTEMEKFEKIRAKYGDKGVDLVANEMFGIEGGRLADILAQKGKKGLEEMLTKMREQASLQERIAQKTKTLGAALEALGGVWESAVGTFGSAFADDIKAFAKEAQGFIENVMTPWIEKNKGLIKTVVSVVGGFLAAKIGILGATYAVNLFLSPFKAVAVVGSKVNAAFNMLRLARFGGAARSVGLFGTALKGLGSAFGLAKTALVGLGRALLMNPIGLAITGIALGAYYIWDNWATLGPMFANLWANVTAYFNVFWSWVQGAWAGVSNWVTTAWAGVSTYFGELWASIGNFFDSGISNISASILNWSPLGLFFQIMQPVMSWFGLDLPTSFSEFGSNLINSLVEGIKAAWETVKGFVSGIGDSIKNAFSFNDTQSHAAQISQTANMAAMSGFSNGGFTGQGGKYEPAGIVHKGEYVMTKETTSRLGVNALNSLNYGGGDSLFADYQPLNRQPSPQSQATGGIVVHFSPNISLNSNAGQSVREQLQEALKMGAYEFEQLFNRMMDERQRRAY